A single region of the Anguilla rostrata isolate EN2019 chromosome 11, ASM1855537v3, whole genome shotgun sequence genome encodes:
- the LOC135234140 gene encoding twinfilin-2 isoform X1, which yields MAHQTGIHATTELKEFLAKARAGSVRLIKVVIQDEQLVLGAYREPSQSWDRDYDHFLLPLLDEMEPCYVLYRLDSQNAQGYEWIFISWSPDQSPVRQKMLYAATRATVKKEFGGGHVKDELFGTTEEDICLQGYKRHVASCSAPAPLTAAERELQQIKINEDRVVRDERRRADRPAGRVKVKTEISVESKHQTLQGLAFPLQEEARHALQQLTQRRINYIQLRLDTERETIELVHTNPTEVSELPRRIPTDTPRYHFFLYKHSHEGDYLESVVFIYSMPGYSCSIKERMLYSSCKSRLLDEVERDYHLEIAKKMEIDSGAELTEELLYEEIHPKQQAFKQAFAKPRGPAGKRGNKRIIKGPGENGEEN from the exons ATGGCCCACCAAACGGGAATTCACG CGACGACAGAGCTGAAGGAGTTCCTGGCCAAGGCGAGAGCCGGGTCTGTGAGGCTTATCAAGGTGGTCATCCAGGACG agcaGCTGGTGCTGGGGGCCTACAGAGAGCCGTCACAGAGCTGGGACCGGGACTATGACCACTTTCTGCTTCCTCTTCTGGACGAGATGGAGCCATGCTATGTCCTTTATCGGCTGGACTCCCAGAATGCTCAGGGCTATGAGTGGATTTTCATCTCCTGGTCACCTGACCAGTCTCCG GTGAGGCAGAAGATGCTGTATGCTGCCACTCGGGCCACAGTGAAGAAAGAATTTGGCGGGGGTCATGTCAAAGATGAATTGTTTGGCACAACAGAG GAAGACATTTGCCTCCAGGGATACAAGCGGCACGTGGCCTCCTGCTCTGCCCCTGCACCGCTGACAGCAGCTGAACGGGAGCTTCAGCAAATTAAAATCAATGAG GACAGGGTTGTGCGG GATGAGCGCAGGCGGGCAGATAGGCCCGCTGGCCGTGTGAAG GTGAAGACAGAGATCAGCGTGGAGAGTAAGCACCAGACACTGCAGGGCCTTGCATTCCCCCTGCAGGAAGAGGCCCGGCATGCCCTGCAACAGCTCACACAGAGACGCATCAATTACATACAGCTG CGGTTGGACACAGAGCGAGAGACCATTGAGTTGGTGCACACCAACCCCACAGAAGTTAGCGAGCTGCCGCGGAGGATCCCCACAGACACGCCGCGATACCACTTCTTCCTCTATAAGCACTCCCATGAAGGGGACTACCTAGAGTCTGTGG TCTTTATCTACTCCATGCCTGGATACAGCTGCAGCATTAAAGAGAGGATGCTGTACTCCAGCTGTAAGAGTCGACTGCTGGATGAGGTGGAGCGGGACTACCATCTGGAGATCGCTAAAAAG ATGGAGATCGACAGTGGGGCAGAGCTCACAGAGGAGTTGCTGTATGAGGAGATTCATCCCAAACAGCAGGCCTTCAAGCAGGCCTTCGCCAAACCCCGTGGGCCAGCAGGGAAGCGAGGCAACAAGCGGATAATTAAGGGCCCCGGGGAAAATGGAGAGGAGAACTAG
- the LOC135234140 gene encoding twinfilin-2 isoform X2, giving the protein MAHQTGIHATTELKEFLAKARAGSVRLIKVVIQDEQLVLGAYREPSQSWDRDYDHFLLPLLDEMEPCYVLYRLDSQNAQGYEWIFISWSPDQSPVRQKMLYAATRATVKKEFGGGHVKDELFGTTEEDICLQGYKRHVASCSAPAPLTAAERELQQIKINEDRVVRVKTEISVESKHQTLQGLAFPLQEEARHALQQLTQRRINYIQLRLDTERETIELVHTNPTEVSELPRRIPTDTPRYHFFLYKHSHEGDYLESVVFIYSMPGYSCSIKERMLYSSCKSRLLDEVERDYHLEIAKKMEIDSGAELTEELLYEEIHPKQQAFKQAFAKPRGPAGKRGNKRIIKGPGENGEEN; this is encoded by the exons ATGGCCCACCAAACGGGAATTCACG CGACGACAGAGCTGAAGGAGTTCCTGGCCAAGGCGAGAGCCGGGTCTGTGAGGCTTATCAAGGTGGTCATCCAGGACG agcaGCTGGTGCTGGGGGCCTACAGAGAGCCGTCACAGAGCTGGGACCGGGACTATGACCACTTTCTGCTTCCTCTTCTGGACGAGATGGAGCCATGCTATGTCCTTTATCGGCTGGACTCCCAGAATGCTCAGGGCTATGAGTGGATTTTCATCTCCTGGTCACCTGACCAGTCTCCG GTGAGGCAGAAGATGCTGTATGCTGCCACTCGGGCCACAGTGAAGAAAGAATTTGGCGGGGGTCATGTCAAAGATGAATTGTTTGGCACAACAGAG GAAGACATTTGCCTCCAGGGATACAAGCGGCACGTGGCCTCCTGCTCTGCCCCTGCACCGCTGACAGCAGCTGAACGGGAGCTTCAGCAAATTAAAATCAATGAG GACAGGGTTGTGCGG GTGAAGACAGAGATCAGCGTGGAGAGTAAGCACCAGACACTGCAGGGCCTTGCATTCCCCCTGCAGGAAGAGGCCCGGCATGCCCTGCAACAGCTCACACAGAGACGCATCAATTACATACAGCTG CGGTTGGACACAGAGCGAGAGACCATTGAGTTGGTGCACACCAACCCCACAGAAGTTAGCGAGCTGCCGCGGAGGATCCCCACAGACACGCCGCGATACCACTTCTTCCTCTATAAGCACTCCCATGAAGGGGACTACCTAGAGTCTGTGG TCTTTATCTACTCCATGCCTGGATACAGCTGCAGCATTAAAGAGAGGATGCTGTACTCCAGCTGTAAGAGTCGACTGCTGGATGAGGTGGAGCGGGACTACCATCTGGAGATCGCTAAAAAG ATGGAGATCGACAGTGGGGCAGAGCTCACAGAGGAGTTGCTGTATGAGGAGATTCATCCCAAACAGCAGGCCTTCAAGCAGGCCTTCGCCAAACCCCGTGGGCCAGCAGGGAAGCGAGGCAACAAGCGGATAATTAAGGGCCCCGGGGAAAATGGAGAGGAGAACTAG
- the LOC135234140 gene encoding twinfilin-2 isoform X3: MAHQTGIHATTELKEFLAKARAGSVRLIKVVIQDEQLVLGAYREPSQSWDRDYDHFLLPLLDEMEPCYVLYRLDSQNAQGYEWIFISWSPDQSPVRQKMLYAATRATVKKEFGGGHVKDELFGTTEEDICLQGYKRHVASCSAPAPLTAAERELQQIKINEVKTEISVESKHQTLQGLAFPLQEEARHALQQLTQRRINYIQLRLDTERETIELVHTNPTEVSELPRRIPTDTPRYHFFLYKHSHEGDYLESVVFIYSMPGYSCSIKERMLYSSCKSRLLDEVERDYHLEIAKKMEIDSGAELTEELLYEEIHPKQQAFKQAFAKPRGPAGKRGNKRIIKGPGENGEEN, from the exons ATGGCCCACCAAACGGGAATTCACG CGACGACAGAGCTGAAGGAGTTCCTGGCCAAGGCGAGAGCCGGGTCTGTGAGGCTTATCAAGGTGGTCATCCAGGACG agcaGCTGGTGCTGGGGGCCTACAGAGAGCCGTCACAGAGCTGGGACCGGGACTATGACCACTTTCTGCTTCCTCTTCTGGACGAGATGGAGCCATGCTATGTCCTTTATCGGCTGGACTCCCAGAATGCTCAGGGCTATGAGTGGATTTTCATCTCCTGGTCACCTGACCAGTCTCCG GTGAGGCAGAAGATGCTGTATGCTGCCACTCGGGCCACAGTGAAGAAAGAATTTGGCGGGGGTCATGTCAAAGATGAATTGTTTGGCACAACAGAG GAAGACATTTGCCTCCAGGGATACAAGCGGCACGTGGCCTCCTGCTCTGCCCCTGCACCGCTGACAGCAGCTGAACGGGAGCTTCAGCAAATTAAAATCAATGAG GTGAAGACAGAGATCAGCGTGGAGAGTAAGCACCAGACACTGCAGGGCCTTGCATTCCCCCTGCAGGAAGAGGCCCGGCATGCCCTGCAACAGCTCACACAGAGACGCATCAATTACATACAGCTG CGGTTGGACACAGAGCGAGAGACCATTGAGTTGGTGCACACCAACCCCACAGAAGTTAGCGAGCTGCCGCGGAGGATCCCCACAGACACGCCGCGATACCACTTCTTCCTCTATAAGCACTCCCATGAAGGGGACTACCTAGAGTCTGTGG TCTTTATCTACTCCATGCCTGGATACAGCTGCAGCATTAAAGAGAGGATGCTGTACTCCAGCTGTAAGAGTCGACTGCTGGATGAGGTGGAGCGGGACTACCATCTGGAGATCGCTAAAAAG ATGGAGATCGACAGTGGGGCAGAGCTCACAGAGGAGTTGCTGTATGAGGAGATTCATCCCAAACAGCAGGCCTTCAAGCAGGCCTTCGCCAAACCCCGTGGGCCAGCAGGGAAGCGAGGCAACAAGCGGATAATTAAGGGCCCCGGGGAAAATGGAGAGGAGAACTAG
- the LOC135234140 gene encoding twinfilin-2 isoform X4, producing MEPCYVLYRLDSQNAQGYEWIFISWSPDQSPVRQKMLYAATRATVKKEFGGGHVKDELFGTTEEDICLQGYKRHVASCSAPAPLTAAERELQQIKINEDRVVRDERRRADRPAGRVKVKTEISVESKHQTLQGLAFPLQEEARHALQQLTQRRINYIQLRLDTERETIELVHTNPTEVSELPRRIPTDTPRYHFFLYKHSHEGDYLESVVFIYSMPGYSCSIKERMLYSSCKSRLLDEVERDYHLEIAKKMEIDSGAELTEELLYEEIHPKQQAFKQAFAKPRGPAGKRGNKRIIKGPGENGEEN from the exons ATGGAGCCATGCTATGTCCTTTATCGGCTGGACTCCCAGAATGCTCAGGGCTATGAGTGGATTTTCATCTCCTGGTCACCTGACCAGTCTCCG GTGAGGCAGAAGATGCTGTATGCTGCCACTCGGGCCACAGTGAAGAAAGAATTTGGCGGGGGTCATGTCAAAGATGAATTGTTTGGCACAACAGAG GAAGACATTTGCCTCCAGGGATACAAGCGGCACGTGGCCTCCTGCTCTGCCCCTGCACCGCTGACAGCAGCTGAACGGGAGCTTCAGCAAATTAAAATCAATGAG GACAGGGTTGTGCGG GATGAGCGCAGGCGGGCAGATAGGCCCGCTGGCCGTGTGAAG GTGAAGACAGAGATCAGCGTGGAGAGTAAGCACCAGACACTGCAGGGCCTTGCATTCCCCCTGCAGGAAGAGGCCCGGCATGCCCTGCAACAGCTCACACAGAGACGCATCAATTACATACAGCTG CGGTTGGACACAGAGCGAGAGACCATTGAGTTGGTGCACACCAACCCCACAGAAGTTAGCGAGCTGCCGCGGAGGATCCCCACAGACACGCCGCGATACCACTTCTTCCTCTATAAGCACTCCCATGAAGGGGACTACCTAGAGTCTGTGG TCTTTATCTACTCCATGCCTGGATACAGCTGCAGCATTAAAGAGAGGATGCTGTACTCCAGCTGTAAGAGTCGACTGCTGGATGAGGTGGAGCGGGACTACCATCTGGAGATCGCTAAAAAG ATGGAGATCGACAGTGGGGCAGAGCTCACAGAGGAGTTGCTGTATGAGGAGATTCATCCCAAACAGCAGGCCTTCAAGCAGGCCTTCGCCAAACCCCGTGGGCCAGCAGGGAAGCGAGGCAACAAGCGGATAATTAAGGGCCCCGGGGAAAATGGAGAGGAGAACTAG